The segment GAGGACCTGACCAAGCCGATCTGGGAGCGGGTCATGTCGGGCTCGCTGTCGGTGGACGAAGGGCTCAAGCAGGTCACCGAGCGCGTCACTCCCATGCTGGCGGAGAACGTCTGATCATGGCCGCCTCCCCGCTCGTCCGGCGCGAGGCCCGCCGGTTCCACCTGTTCGCCCTGCCGTGGACCATCGGCTTCGTCTTCTTCACCGGCGGGCCCATCATCGTGTCGCTGGTGCTCAGCTTCACCCGCTACGAGCTGCTGTCGGCCCCGGAGTGGGTGGGCCTGGACAACTACGTGCAACTGCTCCGGGATCCCGACTTCTGGGTGGCGACGAGGAACACCATCTACTTCGGCGCCGCCTCCGCCACGGCCGGGGTCGTCTACAGCCTCGCCGCGGCGCTGCTGCTCAACATCAAGCTGCGCGGGCAGGCGATCTTCCGCACGATCATCTACATGCCGTCGGTGATCTCCGGCATCGCCACCGCACTGCTCTGGATCCACGTGCTGCATCCCGACTACGGCCTGGTCAACTACCTGATCGGTCTCCTGGGCGTGCAGGGGCCGGGGTGGTTGACCGACGCGAGCTGGGCGATCCCCGGCCTGGTCATCATGACGACCTGGACCACCGGAAACGCGATGATCATCTTCCTGGCCGGTCTGCAGGGCGTGCCCGTCTCGCTGTACGAGGCCGCGCACATCGACGGCGCCGGCTGGTGGAGCAGGTTCAGGAACGTGACGGTCCCGATGATGTCGCCGGTCATCTTCTTCAACCTGGTCGTGGGATTCATCGGCAGCCTGCAGGCCTACCAGCTCATCCTGTTCATGACCGACGGAGGGCCGGCCAACTCCACCCTGGTCCTGGGCCTGTACGTCTACCGCTACGCCTTCAAGTACTTCGAGATGGGCTACGCCTCGACGATCGCCTGGGCGCTGTTCTTCCTCGTCATCGTGTTCACCGTGATCCAGTTCGGGCTCGCGCGCCGCTGGGTCCACTACGAGGTCAAGTAGGTCACGAGATGGCAATCAAGGTCCTGCCCGCACAGGCCCGCCCGGTGGAGAAGCGGCCCGCGGCCCCCGCCCAGGCCGAGCGGATCCGCCGGGTCCAGCGTCTGACGGCCTACGCGCTCCTCGTCCTGGCCTCGGCGGCCAGCCTGCTTCCCCTGCTGTGGATGCTCACCACCGCGCTCAAACCGGCCGGAGCCGTGCTGGAGTTTCCGCCGAGGTTCATCCCCGACGTCTTCACCTGGTCCAACTTCCCGGACGCGTGGATGAGCCTGCCCTTCAACACCTTCCTGGTCAACAGCGTGGTGGTGACCACGCTGTCGATCGTGGGCAATCTCATCTCCTGCATCCTGCCCGCCTACGCCTTCGCGCGGCTGCGCTCGCGGATGCGCGGCATGGCCTTCACGCTGATGCTGGGCACGATGATGATCCCCGCGCAGGTGGTCATCGTGCCGCGGTTCCTCCTGTTCTCCAAGCTGGATCTGGTGGACACCTTCTGGCCGCTGTTCCTGCCCAACTTCTTCGGCACCGCGCTGTACATCTTCCTGCTCCGGCAGTTCTTCACCACGATCCCGCAGGAACTGGTGGAGGCGGCCCGCATCGACGGGGCGGGGGAACTGCGGATCCTCTGGCGGATCATGATCCCGCTGTCCAAACCGGCGATCGCGACCGTGACGCTGCTGTCGTTCGTCGGGGCCTGGGGCGAGTACATCGACCCGCTGATCTACCTGCGCTCGACGGAGAACTACACGATCCCGCTCGGCATCTCGCTGTTCCGCGGCCAGTACTCCGACGACTACAACCTCATGATGGCGGTGTCCATCCTGGCGCTGGTTCCGGTCATCGTGGTGTTCCTGGCGGCGCAGAAGTACTTCATCAGGGGGATCATGCTCACCGGCATAGCGGGAAGGTAGCCCCCGGGCATGTTCGGCAGGGCTCGCTCGAAGGGCGAACCCTGCTGTGCTCAGCGCCCCCGTACGATCAGCCGCAGCAGCCGCCGCGGCCGTTTCGCGCGGAATGCCCCCGCTCGTTGACCTGCGGAAACGGCACGTCGGGCACGGGCCAGTCGACGGCGGACCGGAATCCCGCGAACAGCGTGTCCCAGTCGTAGGAGCGCCCCTCGCCGATGTCCAGCCACTGTCGCACGCGGTACGGCTCCGCGATGACCGTCGACATGTGGTAGCAGGGCCCGTAACCGAGGATCTCGAGCGCCGTCTGCAGGGACCTCGTGCCCGTACGGCCGAAGCCCGCGCCGATCACCTTCACCTGGTGCTCACCGCCTTGCGCGTCTCTGATGCGGCTCTGATCTGTGCTGTCTACCGTCGCGATGAATCCCGATAAACGGCCTGTACGCCTACCGCCGATCAAAGCACAGAGGAGCCGCACATGCTCTTCCCGAGTTCCCTTCTCGACGCGCTGCGCGAGACGCCCGGCAGCACGGCCTTCGAGCACGGCGACAGGACCGTCTCCCGGGGCGAGCTGCTGGAGCTGATCGGGCGGCTGGCCGGCGCGTTGCGTGCGGCGGGCCTCGGTCCGGGACGGGCGGTCGCGATCGGCACGGCCGTCACGCCCGAGTCGTTCGCCGCGCACATGGCCGCCCACGCGCTGGGCTGCCGCGTGGTCGGCATCCGGCCCGGGTACCCGGAGGGGCAGCTCGCCCACATCCTCGGGATGGACGTCGACGCCCTCCTCGTGGACTCAGCGAC is part of the Nonomuraea helvata genome and harbors:
- a CDS encoding sugar ABC transporter permease, with amino-acid sequence MAASPLVRREARRFHLFALPWTIGFVFFTGGPIIVSLVLSFTRYELLSAPEWVGLDNYVQLLRDPDFWVATRNTIYFGAASATAGVVYSLAAALLLNIKLRGQAIFRTIIYMPSVISGIATALLWIHVLHPDYGLVNYLIGLLGVQGPGWLTDASWAIPGLVIMTTWTTGNAMIIFLAGLQGVPVSLYEAAHIDGAGWWSRFRNVTVPMMSPVIFFNLVVGFIGSLQAYQLILFMTDGGPANSTLVLGLYVYRYAFKYFEMGYASTIAWALFFLVIVFTVIQFGLARRWVHYEVK
- a CDS encoding carbohydrate ABC transporter permease, producing MAIKVLPAQARPVEKRPAAPAQAERIRRVQRLTAYALLVLASAASLLPLLWMLTTALKPAGAVLEFPPRFIPDVFTWSNFPDAWMSLPFNTFLVNSVVVTTLSIVGNLISCILPAYAFARLRSRMRGMAFTLMLGTMMIPAQVVIVPRFLLFSKLDLVDTFWPLFLPNFFGTALYIFLLRQFFTTIPQELVEAARIDGAGELRILWRIMIPLSKPAIATVTLLSFVGAWGEYIDPLIYLRSTENYTIPLGISLFRGQYSDDYNLMMAVSILALVPVIVVFLAAQKYFIRGIMLTGIAGR
- a CDS encoding sulfotransferase encodes the protein MKVIGAGFGRTGTRSLQTALEILGYGPCYHMSTVIAEPYRVRQWLDIGEGRSYDWDTLFAGFRSAVDWPVPDVPFPQVNERGHSARNGRGGCCG